AACGGGACGAAGGTCAGGACGAGCAGCGAGCGTTCCGTGTACTTGTGGTCGCGCCGCCGCCACCAGCCCCAGCAGGCGAGCGCCATGACGGTGCCGGCGAGCGCCACGCGCGCGTAGAGCACGAGTTGATGGGTGGAGCTGCCGCCCTCGATGCGCCCGGACACCGACGAGGACACGTTGTCGCCGACGCCGCCCATCCCGCCGAACAACTCGTCGAAATGCCCCGACCAGTACGGTTCCGCGAGGAAGCCGACCCAGACGGCGACGAACACCGCGAACAGGATCGGCAGGCCGCGCAGTTCCGAGCGGCCCACCAGGACGAGCACGGCCAGGACGCCGAGCATCACGAACGGCGTGAGCTGGTGCGCCGGGACCGTCGCCGCGAACAGGGCGATCAGGACCCCGAGCAGCACCGCGCGCTGGCGCCGGTCCGCGGGTTCGACCTCTAGCTCTCCCGGGCGCCGCTTGGCCCACAGCACGTGCGGCGCGCGGAACCACACGAGGAGCACCGCGACGAACACCAGATAGAGCAGATACGTGAAGCCCTGCGGGGAGAAGTAGTCCTGGCCGACCCAGCCGCTCAGCGCGAAGATCCACAGTCCGGCCCACTTGGCGCGCCAGGACGCCCGCATGGAACGCACGAGCAGGAGCATCGGCGCCAGGTAGAGCAGCTGCATCGCCAGCGGCCACCAGCGGATCACCTCGGTCATGTCCGAGACGCCGCATGCCTTCGCCACGAACGTGGCCGCGGCGAAGAACCCGGGCCAGCTCCAGCGCGCGTCCAGGTCGGGCACCGCCGTGCCGGTCCTGTCGATGTACTCCATGAAGCCCAGGTGCTGCCAGGCCGTCGCGAACCGCGGCTCGTCCTCCAGGACGGCGGGCAGGGCGTGCAGGCAGATCACCGTGGCGACCAGCGTCACCAGGAGCAGGGCCTTGTGCGGCCGTTCCAGCCAGAGCAGCGAGGCGAAGACGACGACGAGCAGCGCGGCCCCGACCAGGGTCGGCGCGGGCAGGACCGAGATGAGCCCGAGCCCGCCCATCGTGTCCAGGTCCGCCTCGGTGATGCCCACGGTGGGCAGCCAGTAGAGGGCGAGCGCGAAGGCGAGGAGCAGCGCCATGAAGGCGGCGCGGTGGCGGGGGAGCGGTCCGGGCTCGACGACGGGCGGGGGCAGGGGCGGGGCCTGCGGCGCGGGTGCGTCGGTGCCTGGCTCCGCGGCGGGCGCCGTGACGGCCGATGACACCGAGGGCTGCATCGGCGCGGACGGCTCCGGATCCGGCTCGCGTGGCTTGGGCGGTGTTCTCAGCGCCCACGTCGGCCGGTTCTCCATGTCGTCCCCCTCGTCCCCCGTGCCCGTGGCCTTCCCGGAAGCGGCCTCCTCGGAAACCGGCTTCCCGGACGCGGTGCTCCCCGAGACGGCTCTCCCGACCGCCGGTGTCCCGAAGGCCGGTGTCCCGGGACCCGGGCGCATGTCGGGTCTGCGCTCCGGATGCTCGAAGTCGGTCAGCACCGCAAGATGCAGCGTGTCCGAGTCGAGCGACTCGCGCAGCGCCCAGGCGGGCCCGCGCCGCTCCTTCTTCCGACCCGGCTCGTCCGCGGGTGGCGCGGGCGGCGCCTCGGCCGTCCCCAGGTCCGCGAGATCGCCGTCCGGCGCCCCGTCTGCCGGCTCCGCCGACGGCGTCCCCCGCGCCACCCGGTACAGCTTCGGCGCCGCGATCGCCACGATCACCGCGAGGCTGGAGATCTCCGCGACACCCGCGCCCGTAAGACCCATCCGCGGCAGCAGTAGCAGCGTCAGGCCGAGCACGAGCACGCACAACAGGCCCTGCAACCAGGCGATCCCGGACGTCCGGCTCTGGGCACGCTGCACCGCGAAGTACGTCTCCATGACGACCCGCAGCGCCGCGCCCGCCGCGAACCAGCGCAGCAGCGGCGTCGCCGCGTCCGCGTACCCCTGGCCGAAGACCCGCAGGATGTACGGCGCGCAGAGGAAGAGCAGACCGCACACCGGCAGCATGATGCGCGCCATGCGGCGCAGCGCGGCCCGGGTGTTCGCCGCGAGCCGCGCCGGGTCGTGCGCGCCCTCGACGGTCAGCGAGGCGCCCATGTTGATGGCGAGCAGATTGACCGTGCCGCCGATCGTGGTGGTGATGTAGAAGTACGCGTTGTCGACCGAACTGACCTGCGAGGCGACGATCACCGGTACGAGATAGACCACGGCGAGCGAGAAGAGCGAGCCCGTGTAGTCGCCCGCCAGGAAGCGGCCCATCTCGCGCAGCGTCGGCGGCTGCGTCTTGTCCTGGGTCGCCTTGATGTGCCGCGGCACGAGCCGCCGGAACACCAGGAAGCCGAGCGGGACGACCGACAGGGCGATCGCGGCGACCCACGACACGAACACGCCCGCCGTCGGGATCGCGGCGGCGATCGCGATGAGCAGCCCCAGCTTGACGACGGAGAAGACCGTGTTGCCGACCGGGACCCACAGCGCGCTGCGCAGCCCCGTGAGCACCCCGTCCTGCAGGGTGAGCAGTGACCAGGCGACGACCGCGGCGATGAAGCCGAGGCCGTTCAGCGGGCCGTGCAGGAATCTGTACGAGGGGCCCCACAGGTCCAGCGTGAACAGGAAGATCAGTGCGGCGAACGCGACAACCAGCGAACTGCCCGCGTACGTACGGAAGATGAGCCTGCCGGTGGCGCGTCCCGCGACGGGGATGAAGCGGGCGAGGGCCCCCATCAGGGTGAGGGCGGTGAGGCCCGCCAGGAACTTCATGGCGGCGATCGCCGCCGAGCCCTGGCCGACCGCCGACTCGGAGTA
This Streptomyces sp. NBC_01283 DNA region includes the following protein-coding sequences:
- a CDS encoding lipopolysaccharide biosynthesis protein, whose product is MSDTSTAQADVSGSPGTEQQPSSGRSGRPRRLRLPGLGGSGGGSPLFRNAYALMLNTGISGVLGLGFWLAAARYYSESAVGQGSAAIAAMKFLAGLTALTLMGALARFIPVAGRATGRLIFRTYAGSSLVVAFAALIFLFTLDLWGPSYRFLHGPLNGLGFIAAVVAWSLLTLQDGVLTGLRSALWVPVGNTVFSVVKLGLLIAIAAAIPTAGVFVSWVAAIALSVVPLGFLVFRRLVPRHIKATQDKTQPPTLREMGRFLAGDYTGSLFSLAVVYLVPVIVASQVSSVDNAYFYITTTIGGTVNLLAINMGASLTVEGAHDPARLAANTRAALRRMARIMLPVCGLLFLCAPYILRVFGQGYADAATPLLRWFAAGAALRVVMETYFAVQRAQSRTSGIAWLQGLLCVLVLGLTLLLLPRMGLTGAGVAEISSLAVIVAIAAPKLYRVARGTPSAEPADGAPDGDLADLGTAEAPPAPPADEPGRKKERRGPAWALRESLDSDTLHLAVLTDFEHPERRPDMRPGPGTPAFGTPAVGRAVSGSTASGKPVSEEAASGKATGTGDEGDDMENRPTWALRTPPKPREPDPEPSAPMQPSVSSAVTAPAAEPGTDAPAPQAPPLPPPVVEPGPLPRHRAAFMALLLAFALALYWLPTVGITEADLDTMGGLGLISVLPAPTLVGAALLVVVFASLLWLERPHKALLLVTLVATVICLHALPAVLEDEPRFATAWQHLGFMEYIDRTGTAVPDLDARWSWPGFFAAATFVAKACGVSDMTEVIRWWPLAMQLLYLAPMLLLVRSMRASWRAKWAGLWIFALSGWVGQDYFSPQGFTYLLYLVFVAVLLVWFRAPHVLWAKRRPGELEVEPADRRQRAVLLGVLIALFAATVPAHQLTPFVMLGVLAVLVLVGRSELRGLPILFAVFVAVWVGFLAEPYWSGHFDELFGGMGGVGDNVSSSVSGRIEGGSSTHQLVLYARVALAGTVMALACWGWWRRRDHKYTERSLLVLTFVPFLGFGMQSYGGEMALRVFMFALPGAALLGGLALFPRAGITAKERDRDRVSLAPIAALMAGLVLMGGFLVARWGNEAFERTRVGEVAAMEYVYAHDDPTVRLLWMSDDTLNNVTPAMPWGARDMEKVQYVPTLAPADPVLVSSLVKALKDAGPHSYLMINKSQTVYLQMDVGYSRTWDTRLITNLDNRQELKKVFTNDDATLYTLREQPDGKVEKAAPGPIGPQVTWTPWSVVGALAAIALVLLLVTREIVRVAVEPGVRQLRWLQSSFWFSLPLLAVLLASLVQRFLTMA